The following proteins are co-located in the Marinomonas profundi genome:
- a CDS encoding AMP-binding protein, which yields MTTDTSLQHNIGGEKVPGHYLPDSLNPNGYQSLTDVLARAVGQFADLPAFTSVGQTLSYRELNEKSDQFAAYLQHETNLEPGDRIAIQLPNVIQYPVVLFGAMKAGLIVVNTNPLYTPKELEHQFNDSGVKALVVFANMAHNVEKILAKTSIKHVIVTEIADFHPTLKRLLVNSVVKYVKKMVPDYHLPSALALNDVLAKGKGKPVNKVACKPEQIAVLQYTGGTTGVAKGAMLTHANLIANMYQLSSRLSSIVDDKNEVYIAPLPLYHIYAFLIHGLTLLERGAHTVLIPNPRDLPGFVKELKKWPFTGFVGLNTLFVGLCNRADFKALDFSHLKLTCSGGMPLTHAAADEWERVTGCKIVEGYGLTETSPVVSFNPIGQERIGTIGLPVAQTDIKIQGRDGEALPQGESGMLCVRGPQVMKGYWNREEATREVMTADGFLITGDIAMQHPDGYLQIVDRAKDMIIVSGFNVYPTEVEDCLSSYPAILESAAIGVPDDKTGEAVKAFVVMRAEETLDVAALRAFCKENLAAYKVPKYVEVRTELPKTNVGKVLRRALREEQA from the coding sequence ATGACAACGGATACTTCTCTTCAGCACAATATTGGTGGCGAAAAGGTGCCTGGTCATTATTTACCCGATTCGCTTAATCCTAATGGTTATCAGTCGTTAACGGACGTGTTAGCACGGGCCGTTGGTCAATTTGCCGATTTACCCGCGTTCACCAGCGTAGGGCAGACATTGAGTTATCGCGAGTTAAATGAAAAATCAGATCAGTTTGCCGCCTACTTGCAACATGAAACCAATTTAGAGCCTGGCGATCGCATCGCCATTCAATTACCCAATGTTATTCAATATCCTGTGGTGTTATTTGGTGCCATGAAAGCGGGTTTGATCGTGGTGAATACCAACCCTCTTTACACGCCAAAAGAGCTTGAGCACCAGTTTAACGATTCGGGCGTTAAAGCCTTGGTGGTGTTTGCAAATATGGCGCATAACGTCGAAAAAATATTGGCAAAAACCTCAATTAAACACGTTATTGTGACGGAAATAGCGGACTTTCACCCAACATTAAAACGCCTGTTGGTGAACAGTGTTGTGAAGTACGTGAAGAAAATGGTGCCGGACTACCACCTTCCAAGCGCTCTAGCGTTGAATGATGTCTTGGCAAAAGGCAAAGGTAAGCCCGTAAACAAAGTTGCTTGCAAACCTGAGCAGATCGCGGTGTTGCAGTACACAGGTGGAACCACAGGGGTGGCAAAAGGTGCGATGTTGACCCACGCGAACTTGATCGCCAATATGTACCAACTAAGCTCTCGTTTAAGCTCTATTGTTGATGACAAAAACGAAGTTTATATCGCCCCGTTACCGCTTTATCATATTTATGCTTTCCTTATTCATGGCCTAACGCTGCTAGAACGTGGTGCTCATACGGTATTAATTCCTAATCCTCGCGATTTACCCGGCTTTGTTAAAGAGCTGAAAAAATGGCCCTTTACTGGCTTTGTGGGTTTGAATACTTTGTTTGTTGGCTTATGCAATCGGGCTGATTTTAAGGCTTTGGATTTTTCTCATCTTAAACTGACCTGTTCTGGTGGTATGCCTCTGACTCATGCAGCGGCCGATGAATGGGAAAGGGTTACCGGTTGTAAAATAGTCGAAGGTTATGGATTAACGGAAACCTCCCCTGTTGTGTCTTTTAATCCAATTGGTCAAGAGCGTATTGGCACCATCGGTCTTCCCGTGGCGCAAACCGATATTAAAATTCAAGGACGAGACGGCGAAGCGCTGCCACAAGGAGAGTCCGGTATGCTTTGCGTGCGCGGCCCTCAGGTGATGAAGGGCTATTGGAATCGTGAAGAAGCGACTCGAGAAGTCATGACAGCCGATGGCTTTTTAATCACTGGCGACATTGCGATGCAGCATCCAGACGGCTATTTGCAAATCGTTGACCGTGCGAAAGATATGATCATTGTGTCTGGCTTTAATGTGTACCCAACAGAGGTGGAAGATTGTCTTTCGTCTTATCCTGCTATTTTGGAATCGGCGGCGATTGGCGTACCGGACGATAAAACCGGTGAAGCGGTGAAGGCATTTGTGGTAATGAGGGCTGAAGAAACCTTAGATGTTGCCGCGTTGCGTGCATTTTGTAAGGAAAATTTGGCAGCCTATAAGGTGCCAAAATACGTCGAGGTTAGAACTGAGTTACCCAAAACCAACGTGGGGAAAGTGCTGCGTCGC
- a CDS encoding SCP2 sterol-binding domain-containing protein produces MSDAKKVFESMLGRFDADEADDMAAIFQFDLDDADSYHLSIVDGQCEMGEGEHDDPTVTLSMDLETLKAVMSGDLDGMAAFMQGKIRADGDIMLATKLTQIFPV; encoded by the coding sequence ATGAGTGATGCAAAAAAAGTGTTTGAGTCCATGTTAGGTCGTTTCGATGCTGATGAAGCCGATGATATGGCGGCGATATTTCAATTTGACTTAGATGATGCAGACAGCTATCACTTAAGTATTGTGGATGGTCAATGCGAGATGGGTGAAGGGGAACACGATGATCCAACGGTCACGTTAAGTATGGATTTAGAAACCTTAAAAGCCGTGATGAGTGGAGATCTAGATGGCATGGCGGCTTTTATGCAAGGTAAGATTCGCGCAGATGGCGACATTATGTTGGCGACAAAATTGACTCAAATTTTCCCTGTATAG